Genomic window (Thiohalophilus sp.):
CGAAGATGACCCGATCATGGGCGAGTCCCTGGTCGAACGCCTGAAACTGGAAGGCTATGAGGTGACTCTGTACACCAGCGGCAGGGTGGCACTGGAAGGGCTCACCGAACAGCCCTGCGATGCCCTGGTCAGCGATATCCGGCTGCCGGACATCAATGGCGCCGATCTGTATCGCCAGCTCGCGCAACGATTAAAACCGATACCGCCCGCCGTTTTCATCACCGCCTACGGCACCATCGATCAGGCGGTGGAGTTGCTGCGCCTCGGCGCCGCCGACTATCTGACCAAGCCTTTAGACATCCCCCGTTTTCTCGACAAACTGGCCGCCGTGTGCCGCCAGCCGGCCTCGCCACGGGATGGCGAACCGCAACTGGGACTGTCCCGCGCAATGCGCGAGATCGAATCGACCCTGAGCCGGGTGGCGCGCTACCCGGAAGCGAGCGTGCTGTTGCAGGGCGAATCGGGGGCTGGCAAGGAGATCGCCGCGCGGTTGCTGCACACGCAACAGTGCCCCGGGGCCCCCTTCGAGGCGGTCAACTGCGCGGCTCTGCCGGAGGCGCTGGCCGCCTCCGAACTGTTCGGCCACGAGCGCGGCGCGTTCACCGGCGCCATCAAAAGCCACATCGGTGCCTTCGAGCGCGCCGGCGACGGTATCCTGTTTCTGGACGAGATCGGCGATATGCCGCGGGAACTGCAGGCGCAACTGCTGCGTGTTCTGCAGGAACGGACTTTCAGCCGGGTCGGCAGTGAAACCGCCAGCCCTTTTCGGGCCCGCGTGGTCTGCGCCACCAACCAGGATTTGCACGCCCGGGTGCAAAGTGGCGAGTTTCGCGAGGATCTCTATTACCGGATCAATGTCATCCAGATCACTATTCCGCCCCTGAGCGAACGGCCGGAAGATATCGTCTGGCTGGCCGAACGGTTTCTGCAACAGGCCGGCGAGCGCCATAACGAACCGCCGCGCCAGCTGAGTGACGCCGCGCGAGCCGCGCTGGCCGCGCGAAGCTGGCCCGGCAATGTCCGCGAACTCAAACATCACATCGAACGCCTCTGTATTCTTTCGGACGCCCCGATCATCGACGTCGAGCATCTCGGCCTGGACAACGAACCCCACCCGAACAA
Coding sequences:
- a CDS encoding sigma-54 dependent transcriptional regulator, whose product is MARICLIEDDPIMGESLVERLKLEGYEVTLYTSGRVALEGLTEQPCDALVSDIRLPDINGADLYRQLAQRLKPIPPAVFITAYGTIDQAVELLRLGAADYLTKPLDIPRFLDKLAAVCRQPASPRDGEPQLGLSRAMREIESTLSRVARYPEASVLLQGESGAGKEIAARLLHTQQCPGAPFEAVNCAALPEALAASELFGHERGAFTGAIKSHIGAFERAGDGILFLDEIGDMPRELQAQLLRVLQERTFSRVGSETASPFRARVVCATNQDLHARVQSGEFREDLYYRINVIQITIPPLSERPEDIVWLAERFLQQAGERHNEPPRQLSDAARAALAARSWPGNVRELKHHIERLCILSDAPIIDVEHLGLDNEPHPNKTVNSLRQGREQEEKRRIATALTECNGCIGDAARRLGISRKSLWQKRKKYGL